One part of the Pseudemcibacter aquimaris genome encodes these proteins:
- a CDS encoding HlyD family secretion protein, whose translation MKKMTTVFLSLLVLACSEQTNDNALQGYVEGRQLNLAPRSGGILTTLNVREGDQVVKGDMLFAVDSERAEAALAEVIAASDAAAANLENLKKGGRPEEIQAAEETLREAAAALKLAQQTFERTEDLVERGVFSTARLDQDQAVLEASRARHTEAKSRLDIVRLPAREDVIRAAERELDARKTAIVRAETELRDRGVVAPSNGRIETIYRRVGEVAGPNQPVLALLPPEQKRIRFFVPEPMLGNVKIGNQVSLSCDNCEGGLSGEIIFIADQAEFTPPVIFSEKERVKLVYLVEAMPENPESFHNGQPVKVNLQ comes from the coding sequence ATGAAAAAGATGACAACTGTATTTTTATCATTATTGGTATTGGCTTGTTCAGAACAGACAAATGATAATGCCTTACAAGGATATGTCGAAGGAAGGCAGCTTAATCTCGCGCCAAGGTCAGGCGGGATACTTACCACCCTTAATGTAAGAGAAGGGGATCAAGTAGTAAAAGGCGATATGCTATTTGCCGTTGATAGTGAACGTGCCGAAGCTGCCCTTGCCGAAGTGATCGCAGCAAGCGATGCAGCGGCGGCTAATCTTGAAAACCTTAAAAAAGGTGGGCGCCCAGAAGAAATTCAAGCGGCCGAAGAAACTTTACGCGAAGCTGCCGCCGCCTTGAAACTTGCGCAGCAAACATTTGAACGAACAGAGGATCTTGTGGAACGTGGTGTTTTTTCAACGGCCAGACTAGATCAGGACCAAGCCGTTCTTGAAGCAAGCCGCGCCAGACACACAGAAGCAAAAAGCAGACTTGATATTGTAAGGCTTCCTGCACGTGAAGATGTGATCAGGGCCGCTGAACGTGAACTTGATGCAAGGAAAACTGCAATCGTTCGTGCGGAAACGGAATTGCGTGACCGTGGCGTTGTTGCACCATCAAACGGCAGAATAGAAACGATTTATAGACGTGTTGGCGAAGTAGCGGGGCCAAATCAACCTGTGCTCGCGTTATTACCACCAGAGCAAAAACGCATCAGATTTTTTGTTCCTGAACCAATGCTTGGTAATGTTAAAATTGGTAATCAAGTTTCACTCTCTTGTGATAATTGCGAAGGCGGACTTAGTGGTGAAATTATATTCATTGCGGATCAGGCAGAATTTACGCCACCAGTTATTTTTTCTGAAAAAGAACGGGTGAAGCTTGTTTATCTGGTGGAAGCGATGCCGGAAAACCCAGAAAGTTTTCACAATGGTCAACCGGTTAAGGTGAACCTTCAATGA
- a CDS encoding TetR/AcrR family transcriptional regulator, with translation MLQTQEVEPKWRRKPENRPDDILDGALIEFRTKGFKGARIEDIAKHAGLSKGTVYLYFKSKEEMLKALVQRSILPIALKLSEIAEHVCDECTDEPAADVLKKMLLIAGEQMIGEQAGAIPLIIIGESGRFPELAEYYRSEIVEIVMKAVTAVITRGIERNEFRDVNVPVSIRTLMGVIITQVIWNGVFNQNKTNEIPVKVIIEEHLDIFLNGILVSKEVTL, from the coding sequence TTGTTGCAAACACAAGAAGTAGAGCCAAAGTGGCGTAGAAAGCCGGAAAATCGCCCTGATGATATACTTGATGGCGCGCTTATTGAGTTTCGCACGAAAGGGTTTAAGGGCGCACGGATAGAGGATATTGCAAAACATGCCGGGCTATCCAAAGGCACAGTGTATCTATATTTCAAAAGTAAAGAAGAAATGTTGAAAGCGCTGGTTCAGCGATCAATTCTGCCTATTGCATTAAAGTTATCAGAAATCGCAGAACATGTTTGTGATGAATGTACCGATGAGCCTGCTGCGGATGTGCTTAAAAAAATGTTGCTGATTGCGGGTGAGCAAATGATCGGTGAACAGGCGGGGGCAATCCCGCTTATCATCATTGGTGAATCCGGACGTTTCCCAGAACTTGCAGAATATTACCGCAGTGAAATTGTGGAAATTGTGATGAAAGCGGTTACAGCGGTTATTACCCGTGGCATTGAACGTAATGAATTTCGGGATGTTAATGTGCCAGTTTCCATTCGTACGTTAATGGGTGTGATCATAACGCAGGTCATTTGGAATGGTGTATTTAATCAAAATAAAACAAATGAAATTCCAGTGAAAGTGATCATTGAAGAACATCTGGATATATTTTTAAACGGCATATTAGTGTCAAAAGAGGTGACATTATGA